GATCGTGGCCCGGATCTGCACCGGCTCGTCCTTCACGAGGTGGTAAGCCGCCACCGAGTGGCCGTGTTTCTCCAGCAGCGTGCGGATCAGCTTGCCGCTCGTGTCCGTGTCCGGCGTGCGGGTGTCGCTGCAGGTGATGACCATGCAGCCGATCCGGAGGGGCGCCTGGGCCTTGTGTTCCTGGTGCGAATGGAGGGACCGGGCCGCGCGCCTCGCGGGCCCGGTCCCGTGCTTGGGTTTTCTGGCTGCTTGTGCGCGGGCCATACCGGTTCGTGGAAGGGCGTCAGCCCCAGACGGAGTTGGGCTTCAGCCGCTCGACCGGCTTGCCCTTGCCGATGTGTTCGTCCAGGATTGCGGCGACGTCCGCCTCCTTGACCTGGGAATACCAGGTGGCGTCCGGATACACGACCACGGTGGGTCCCTGCTCGCAGGGCCCCAGGCAGCCGGAGGGGGTCACGAGGACTTCGCCCGGCTGATAGCCGCGTTCCATGATACCCATGTTGAAGGCCATAAGGACGCCGGGCGACCCGGCCGCGCCGCAGGAGGGCTTGGGGTGGCCGGGCGGACGGGAGTTGGTGCAGACGATGATGTGATATTTCGGCTTGGGCATCGAAGCTCCTTTCAATTCCGGTTCGGGGCTAGAGGCGAAGGGCTAGGGGGCAAGGGAAACGGAGATTCCTCTCGCCTCGCGCCTCGCACCTGTGCGAAGCGTTCACTTCGGCAGATACGACCGCCACTTCTCGATCCACTCGTCCGGCAATTTCCAATGTCTGGCGCCCTTGATGACCCAGTCCAGGTAATGTTCCTTGGGTTTGAACTTTCCGATCGGGATCGCCGCGTGGGTCGTGACCAGCAGCTTCTCTCCTTCGTCCGTCACCACCGTCACCGGCACGTGGCGGAAGGCCCCTTCCGGCACCTCCCCTTCGAACTCGTCCAGGAGCTTCAGGTCCTCCTCCGTGATCTCGAGGACGATGCCCCAGACCTGTTCGCCGGGCGTCGGGGTGATGCTGGCCAGGCCGCCCCGCCACTGGGACGACCAGCGGCAAAAATGGATCGCGTGGTCGGGCAGGTAGGCCTTGCAGACGAACTGATGCTCCGGGGCCCGCCGCTTCAACTGGGTCGGGTTCAAATTGTCGGCGTACACGAAAAACTTCATGGGATGTCCTGTTCAGAACCCTGCGGGATTGCGAAGGGCGGGCTAGTTGTACCACAGCGGCTTCCGGTATTGTCAAGGTTGGTCCGGGCGTTCCGTTGACTTTCATTTCGGGCAGAGATTAAGCTTTCACCATGAGCGGGCGCGGGCCTGGCGTCGGCATGACCGCCTGGTTGGGGCTGGCTCTCTGGGGCTGGTATGGGGGGTTTTTGACGCCGGCGCTTGCCGCGGATTATTACAGTTGGATTGATACATCCGGCACGATCGTGCTGACCGACGACCTGACTCACCTCCCGCCGGCGACGAAGCGCAGCCAGGTCTCCGTCCATCGTTTCCCCGACCGGCCTCCTGCTCCCGCCGAGTCCGAGGAAACTGCGGCGCAGCCGCCGGCTCCTCCTGGGGGCAAGCAGGAGACGGAGGCCCGGTCGGCTCCGGACGGTCGGGAAGCGGGGCAGGATCTGCCGAACGTGACGTTGGACCAGCCAGAGGAAGGGGCGCGGACCCAGTATGTCTGGGTTCCGCTGGCATCGCCGGTCTACCTCACGGGACGGCCGGTCCAGGGATTCTGGTCCCGCCGCTCCGTCCAGTCTCCCGAGGAGGCGTTGCGCGCCCATCTGGTCCAGCAGCGTCAATGGAGCTTGCTGGAGATGCTGACGAAGGCCGGGCTTTTGCCGCAAGGACGCCAGGGCCGCCGTCCGCACGCGCCAATGGTCGCCGAGGCCGGCGGGGGCCAGAAACATCCTCACGTGATACCTCAGCAATCGGCTTTAACCAACTCTCGGATCGTGGCTGCCTCGCGCAGCTCGACGGGCCGTTCGATCGGGCGGCAGAGATAGCCGTGCCGGAAGGGACTCCTCCGACCCAGGCCGTTCCGGCCGGAGCCGCTCGTCAAACCCAATCCTTCTCCTGGGCCAAGCTCATCCATTTTGGCGGGGCCGGGCTGTTGATCGCCGCAGGCCTGGCCTACTGGCTCTGGAAGCCTCCCTCGCTGAACCCGATGGCGGACCCCCAGGCAGCCGAGGCCATGGCCCTGGTGCAAACCCACCGGGCTCGGCAGGCTCCCACCCTGCGGCAGGCGGTCACGGATCGGGTCCGGGCCATGGAGCAGCGCGGGCAGGGAGTGCGGGTGGGGGAATGGCGGGTCGAGAAGCAGCAGGGCCCGAGGGGCGAGTTCTACCTGGTCACGATCAACATCCGGGAGGAGGGGGCCAAACAGTGGTTTGAGCGGGAGTACGTCTGGCAGGTGGATCTCGCCAACCGTTCGATTGTGCCCCTCTCCATGCCGGCCGAAGATCTGATGCCTCTGGGCGAGGGAGGGCCGATGTCGCGCGGGGGCACTCTCTTCGGCCCGTGACTCAGGCCGGGCCGGTTCCCCACTCGGGCGGCAGCCAGATCCGGATGTCGTCCCCCTGCACCTCCACCCGGTGCCGCTCCACCGTGAACGCCGCGTTCTCCGGCCTCCGGCCGGTCCGCACGTTGAACTTCCACCCGTGCCAGGGGCATTTCACGACCTCTCCGTACAACTGGCCCTCGCCCAAGGGGCCGCCCGCGTGCGGGCAGCAGTTGTCCAGCGCGTAGATCGTCCCATCCACGTTGAAGAGCGCGATCATGAACCCTTCGGCTTCGACCGAGCGGCACTGGCCCGGCTTCAACTCGCTCACGCGCGCGACGGTCACGAATTTTCCCATCCGGAACGCTCCACTGGGCGGGTCAAGGGGCGGTAGTCTACTTGGATCGCCGGCTGGCTTCAAGGGCGAGCGGCGGGCCCGCCCGTCCGGCCGTCGGTGGCGAACGGCTTGATTTCACGGGAAAACTGTGGCATAGGGTAACGGCATCGGTTGTGCGAGTCTGTGGCTGATCCCATGTAGGGCCTTGATTCAGAGGAGCTTATGGAACTGACGCTCTTGTTGAATGCGACCTACGAGCCGCTCCGAGTCGTCCATTGGAAGAAGGCCATCACGCTCCTGTGGCAGGGGAAGGTGGAGGTCCTCGAGGTGTACGACCGGGAGATCCAGGGCATCTCGATCTCGATCAAGCTGCCGGCGGTCATGCGGCTGCTCAAGCTGGTCAAGCTGAAGGACAGCCACCGGGCGGTGAAGTTCTCGCGGATCAACATCTTCACGCGGGACGGCTACACCTGCCAGTACTGCAACCACCGGTTCCGGACCGAGGAGCTGACCTTCGACCACGTGACGCCGATCGCCAAGGGTGGCCGGAAGACCTGGGAGAACATCGTGACCGCCTGCTGGCGCTGCAACAACCGGAAGAGCGGGCGCACCCCGGAGGAGGCCGGCATGAGGCTGGTCCGCAGGCCCGTGAAGCCCCGATGGAACCCGGTCATCACGATCACGATCGGCATCCGGAACGCGCCGGAGAGCTGGCGGGACTACCTGTACTGGAACATGGAGCTGGAAACGGACCTGCCGGAGAGTTGAGCCGGTCGGCGGTCAGTAGGCCTTGTCGATCACGATCTCCACTTCCCGCGACCCCACCAGCATCGGGTTCTTGGGCGACTGACCCTCCAGATCGCCGGGCTGGGGAGGGCCGGCCTTTCCGTCCCGGTCGATCCGGGCCAGCACGTCCACCATCCCCCGCAATTCCGAGCCCTCGACCATCACGTCCTGATCGGTGATCTCGAACGGGACCGGAAACTGCGGACCCTCCACGCGCTTCACCGCCAGCGGTCGCGGCACGCCCTGCGGGCGGCGTACGATGATGAACAGCACGTCCGACGGGCCGACCTTCCCGGCCAGGTCCGGAGCGATCTTCACGACCCCCGCGACCACGCCCTTGCCCGCCGACTGCTCGCACCCGTGCGCGAGACCCATCCAGGCGGCAATCCCCGCCAGGAGGATGATGCCTCCCGCCATGCCGATGACTCTGAGCGTCTCCTGCTTCACCGTGACTCCTTCGTCTTCGTGTTCGCCCGATCAGGGCCGATGCGCGGGGGATTATACACCACTTTTTCCTGCGACGACGCTGGTGTATCATACGCGCCGTTTAGGAACGGTCACGAGCGGCACACTGACTGTCCGCCCGCCTATCCGAAGCGGGCGGCTGAAGCAAGCCTGGTAGGGAGGAGCCATGCCTGCGAATCCCGGGTTTCAACTGTCACTCGACGTCAAGGGCCGGAGTTGCGTGGTGGTGGGCGGGGACGACGAGGCGGCCGAGAAGGTCCAGCGGCTGCTGGACGCAGGGGCCAAGGTCACGGTGGTCAGCCCGACGCTGAACGAGACGCTCAAGAAGCTCACGGCCTCGGCCAAGATTCTCCACCGCGTGCGCCGCTTCCGCGAGACGGACGCTCAGGGGGCGGTCCTGGTCGTCAACACGCTGCGGGACGATCCGGACTTCTCCCGCTCGCTCCTGGAGCTGGCCCGGAAGGAGCGGTTCCTGCTCTGCTCGGTGGACCAGCCGGAGGCCTCGAACGCCTTCCTGCCGGCCGTGGCGCAACGCGGGCACCTGCGGATGGCGGTGAGCACGAGCGGCGTCTCGCCGGCCCTGGCCAGCCGCCTGCGGCAGAATCTGGAGCTGCTGTTCGACGAGGAGTTCCAGTCGTTCCTTGACTGGCTGGCGGCGATCCGCGACGAGACGAAGGAGGCGGAGCCGGACGCGGAGCTGCGGCGCGCGAAGCTGCGGGAGGCGGTCGAGGGGTTCAAGCTGACCGGCAAGCTCGACTATCCCCAGGCGTATTTGGAGGAGAAGCAGCGGAAGCCTTGACGGATTGACGATAGACCGATTGGGGGGGAGGAGAATGGTTCTGTTGGAATTCAGCATGTCCCCGTTGGGGAAGGGGGAGAGCGTCGGGCGGTACGTGGCCCGCTCGCTGGACATCATAGACAGAAGCGGCGTGGACTACCGGCTCAACCCGATGGGCACGGTCCTGGAAGGGGAGTGGGACGCCGTCTTCGGCGTGGTGCGGCAGTGCTTCGAGCGGATGAGGAAGGACTGCAACCGCATCTCCTGCACGATCAAGGTGGATTACCGCAAAGGCTACGAAGGGCGCCTCTCCGGCAAAGTCGCCAGCGTCGAGAAGAAGCTGAAGCGGAAACTCAGGACCTGAAAGACTGCAAGCCCGGCCTCGCTGACGAGGGGCGAAGGTCGGGGTGGCATGGCCGTTCGCTCCCGCACCTCCCGTCGCGACCTTTCCGGGCTTCAGCGAGCGGCAGCCTTCTGGAATTCCCGTCGCCGTGGTCAGCGACCACGGTGCGGTGGTCAGTTCCAGTTTTCCTACTCGCCGAAGCCTCGCCCTGTGCCTGCTACGCACAAAGACAGCTGACCTGACTTGCTCGGTTGACTTGGTGTACAGATGTGCATATAGTCAATGCCGTGGATGTGGAGTATGAATGGGATGACAGAAAGGCTAGGGCAAACCGTCGAAGACACGGCATTGATTTCGCGGATGCGGTGGCGGTATTCAGCGACGACCATGCTCTGACCATTCAGGATGAGCATGCGGGCGAAGAGCGATTCATCACGATCGGTGCGGATGCCCTTGGGTGCGTGCTCCTCGTGGTCTATACCTGGCGAGGAGATCGGATTCGGGTTATTTCAGCCCGAAAAGCGACGGGGTATGAACGGGCGCAGTATGAGGGGTAGAGGATGAGAAAACAATACGACTTCGGCCGGGGAAAGCGGGGAGCGGTGGTTCCGACCCCTCCGGGCAAGACGCGGATTACCATCAGGCTGGACGACGATGTGCTTGACTGGTTCCGCGGGCAGGTCCATGCGGCCGGCGGCGGAAATTACCAGACGCTGATCAACGTGGCGTTGCGCGAATACATCGCCCATCGGCACGAGCCGCTCGAAGACACGCTCCGGCGGGTCTTGCGGGAGGAACTGCCGAAAAAGAAGGCGGCCTCATAAATTAGGTGGGGCAGTACAGGACAGGCTTGCAAGCGCCTGTTCCCCGCTTCGCTTTCTCTCTTGCTCGGGTGGAAGGGATGGGCACGGAGGCGGGCGGCCTGGCGGGCGCGTGACGTCGGAAAGCCGAGAGGGTGCCGGGCGCCGCTCTGCCATTCCGATGAGGCGGCCGGCCAACAGTAAGGCGTGGAGTCGCTGAAAGAGATCAACGCATCAGGCCGGCGCCGGAGCTGCCCGCCCTTCGTCACCCGAGCAATCTTTCCGAGCGGAAAAAGAGCGGCTCAGAATACGGAGAACTTGAAGTACTTGGTGGGGTTCTTCTTGACGTCGGCCACGAATTCTTCGACTTCGGTCAGCAGCTTGTCCGCCCGCTGATACAGCTCGTCCTGCGTGACGAGCTTCCCCATCGTCCCTTGGCCGTTCTCCACCTTCGCCAGCAACTGCTCCCCCTTGGTCGTCAGGTGGTCCAGCCGCTGGTAGAGGGTCGGGTCGGCCAGCTTCATCAAGGTGCCGTTCTGATTGTTCAGCCGGTCGGCGAGCAGCGTCAGCTCCTGCACGGCCTCGTTGGCCCGCGCGTACAGCTCCTTGTCCGCCATGAGCCTCCCGATCGTGCCCTGGCCCTTCTCGACCTTCTCCAGCAGCGCGACGGTCTTCTCGGAGGCCACCTCCAGGTTGCTCAGGACCCGCTTGGACTGGTCGTAGAGGGCCGGGTCCGAGAGCAGCTTGCTGGCCGTGCCCTGTCCCTGGGTGAGGCTGGCCAGGAGCCGCTGGAGCTCGTGGATCGCGGCGTTCACGTTCTCCATCGTCGCGGTGGCGCCGGCCGTGACGTTCGTGAGGTCGCTCTCCGCCTCGCCGATCAACAGGCTGCCGGGGGGCAGGGACGGTTTCGACGCGGTGCCGGGCAGGATCTCCAGGAATTTGTCGCCCAGCAGGCCCATGGGCCGGATGACGACCGAGGCGTCCTGGCGGATGTGCGGGGCCACGTCCTTCTTGACCGTGAACAGGATCTCGACCGTGGGCGCGTCCTTGGAGATCCCGATCCGGTGCACGTTCCCGATGTCCACGCCGTTCATCCGGACCGGCCCGCCGACCTTCAGCCCCTGGGTGTGAGCCACGACCGCGCGGAACGTCGTCTGCCTGGCGAAGAGCCCCATGCCTTCTTCCAGGTTCAGGATCATGGCCATCAGGACGGCCAGGGCCAGGACGATCACCAGGCCCACCTTCACCTGAGACCAATGGAGCTGGCTCTGGCGAGTCACGGCGCATCCTCCAACGTCGGCTGCCTGTCCGCATTCGGGGCCGGCGTCCATTCCTGCGGCAGGCTGCTCGGGTCCAGGAACTCCCGGACGGCCCGCTCGTCGCTGCTCCGGAGTTGCTCGGACGTGCCGTCGAAGACCGAACGTCCCTTCTGGACCATGACGATCCGGTCCGCAACCTCGTAGGCGGTGGGGAGGTCGTGGGTGACCACCACCTGGGTCACGCCCTTCTCCTTGAGCCGGGCGATCAGGCGGTTGACCATGCAGGTGTTGACCGGATCCAGCCCCGCGGTCGGCTCGTCGTAGAGCAGGACCTTGGCGCCGCTGGCCAGGGCCCGGGCGATCCCGACCCGTTTGCGCATCCCGCCGCTGAGCTCGGCCGGCATCTTGTCGAGGGTGTCCTCCAGCCCCACGAACCGGAGGCTCTCCTGCACGATCTGCTCGATCTCCTCGTCCGACAGGAGGCGCCGCTCCCAGAGACGATAGCCGACGTTTTCCCGCACGGTCAAGGAGTCGAAGAGGGCGGCGCCCTGGAAGACCATCGCCATCTCCTGCCGGACCTCGAACAGGTCCAGCTCGCTCAGGCGGGTGATGTCCCGGCCGCCCACGAGGATGGAGCCTTTGTCCGGTCGGTAGAGGCCGAGGATCAGCCGGAGGATCGTGGTCTTGCCCGAGCCGCTGCCGCCCAGGATGACCCGGGTCTCGCCCGACTGGACGTCGAGCGAGATGTCCCGGAGAACCATCCGATCCCCCAACTGCAGCCAGACGTTTTCAAGAGCTATCATGTCAACCAACAAGTCAGAAGTAGGAAGTATGAAGGATGAAGTGGGAAAACTTCCGCGTTCATACTTCTGACTTCATCCTTCCTACTTCATCCTTGCCTTTAAGAGAACGCCATGAACAGCTTGGTGATGAAGAAGTCGCTGGCCAGGATCAGGATCGAGGCCGAGACCATGGACTGGGTCGTGGAGACGCCCACCCCGACCGTGCCGCCCCTCGTGTTGAACCCGACGTAACAGCCCACCATCGCGATGATGAAGGCGAAGAAGACGGGCTTCACCAGCCCCATCACGATGTCCCGCTGGTGCAGGGCTTCGAAGGCCCAGGTCCAGTAGAAGTAGGAATCGATGGCCAGGTAGAAGCGGGCGATCAACCAGCCGCCCAGGATCGCGATCGCGTTCGTGATGATCGTCAGGACCGGGATCATGACCAGGCAGGCCGCGAGCCTGGTCGCGGCCAGCTTCTGGATCGGGTCTGTCCCTTCGGCCCGCAGCGCGTCGATCTGTTCCGTGACCGTCATCGAAGCCAACTCGGAGGCGATGCCCGTGCCCACCCGGCCCGCGATCATCAGGGCGGCCAAGACCGGCCCCAGCTCGCGGACGACCGAGGTGCTGATCAACCGGGAGACGTACATCGTGGCCCCGTAGGGCTCGAGCTGGACCGCGCCCTGGAGCGCCAGCACCATGCCGGTGAAGAGGCCGGTGAGGACGACGATGAAGAGCGAGCCGGCTCCGATCCGGTCCAGTTGCAGGACGAGGTCGCGGACGTACCAGGGAGGGCGCAGGAGCCCGGAGACGGTCCTGGCGCAGAGGAAGGTGAACTCCTGGATGACCAGGACGTAGCCGAACGTCTTCGAGAGGAGATTCACGGAACCTGTCTGCACGGGAGCCTCGCCGCCGAGATCCGCCTCGGCCCGCCATTATACGTCCGGAGCGCTGGGCGGACAAATTGGCGGGCGAGTGCGTCTCACCGGTAAACCCGCGTGACGCGGGTGCCGATCGCGCAGAGCACTTCGTAGGGGATGGTGCCGCGCCAGGCGGCCACGTCGGCGGCCGAGACCTCCGCCGTCCCCTGCCGGCCGATCAGGACGGCTTCGTCACCGGGTCGGACCGAAGGGATCTGCGTCACGTCCACCGTGGTCATGTCCATGCAGATGCGGCCGGCGACGGGGGCGGGGGCGCCGTGGATCAGGACGTGCCCCTGCTCCGACAGGGCCCGGCTGTACCCGTCCGCGTAGCCGATCGGGAGGACGGCGATGCGCGTGGGCCGCCTGGCGACGTAAGCGCGGTTGTACCCGACGCTCTCGCCCTCGGCCAGGGAGCGGACCTGCACGACCCGAGTGACGAGCGAGAGGACCGGCTTGAGGCTCGGCGCCCGGCCGGTAATCGTACCGGTCAGGTAGCCGTAGAGCATGATGCCGGGCCGGACGAGGTTGAACCGGGCCTCCGGGTAGCTGATGAGTCCGGCGCTGTTCGCCGCGTGGACCAGCGGAACCGACAGGCCGGCCGCAAGGAGTTGACTGAGCAGGGACCGGAAGCGGTCAATCTGGCGCCTGGTGTAAGCCGGTTCCGGACCGTCCGCGTCGGCCAGGTGGGTCATGAGCCCCTCGACCCGCAACGGGCCCTTGAAGAAAGGGGACTGGAGCAGGGCCGGCACCTGCTCCGGCTGGATGCCCAGACGGCCCATGCCCGTGTCCACCTTCACGTGGACCGGATAGGGCTCGAGTCTGGACCGAGCTTCCTTCACCAGCGCGTCGGCGACGTCCGGACTGTACAGGACCGGCGTGAGCCGGTGGGGAAAGAGCTGCGGGAACTGATGCGGCAGCAGCGCGCCCATCACGAGGATCGTGCCCTCGATCCCGGCGTCCCGGAGCGCGGCCCCTTCCTGAACGGTCGCGACGCCGAAACGGGTGACGCCCAGTTTGGCCAGGGTTCTGGAAACGGGCACGGCCCCGTGTCCGTAGGCGTCGGCCTTGACCACGGCGAGCACGTCGCAGCCGGCCGGCAGGTACCGGCGCACCTGGCCGAGGTTGTGGGCGAGGGCGGACAGGTCAATGACGGCGCTGGTCGGAGAGTGAGGGGGCGGGGAGGGGATGTCGGGCAAGGCCACGCGGGCTCCTAGATTTCGAGGATCTCCTCCTCCTTCTTCTTGAGGATCTGGTCTACGTGCTGGACGAACTGGTCGGTCAGCTTCTGGATCTCGGCCTCCGACTTCCGCAGGTCGTCTTCGGAGATCTTATGGTCCTTGTGCATGTGCTTGAGCTCGTCGTTCGCGTCCCGGCGGGCGTTCCGGATGTGGATCTTGGTGTCTTCCCCGTGCTTCTTGCACAGCTTGATCAAGTCCTTGCGCCGCTCCTCGGTCAGGGGCGGGATGGGGAGCCGGATCAGCTTCCCGTCGTTGGACGGCGTCAGGCCGAGCCCGGAGGCCTGGATCGCCTTCTCGATCTCCCGGATCAGGGCCGGCTCCCAGGGCTGGACCGTGATCAGCTTGGGGTCGGGCACCGACAGGTTCGCGACCTGCTTGAGCGGGGTCTGGGTCCCGTAGTAATCCACCTTGATCCCGTCCAGCAGGGCCAGCGAGGCCCGGCCGGTCCTGAGGCTCCCGAGCTCGCGCTTGAGATGCTCGATCGCGGCTTCCATCCGTTGCTGGACCTTCTGTTTTGTCGCGCCTGGCATGGCCCGCTCCTTCCGGGTTGACCCTTACCGGCTCGTGGCGGTCACGAGGGTGCCGATCCGGTCCCCGCAGACCACCCGCGACAGGTTGCCCCGCTCCTTCAGGTTGAAGACGATCAGGGGCAGGTTGTTGTCCATGCAGAGGGTGATCGCGGTCGAGTCCATGACTTTGAGGTTCTGGTTGATGATCGAGAGGAAGGGGAGCTCGGAGAACTTCTTGGCCTCGGGGTGGGTCACGGGGTCCGCTTCGTAGACCCCGTCCACCTTCGTGCCCTTCATGATCACGTCCGCGCCGATCTCCATGGCCCGGAGGACCGCGGCCGTGTCCGTGGAAAAGTAGGGGTTGCCGGTCCCGGCGGCGAAGATCACGACCCGCTTTTTCTCCAGGTGCCGGATCGCCCGGCGGCGGATGTAACCCTCCGCCAACTGCCGCATCTCGATCGCGGACTGGACGCGGGTCATGACGCCCTTCCGCTCCAGCGCGTTCTGGAGGGCGAGGGCGTTCAGCACCGTGGCCAGCATGCCCATGTAGTCGGCGGAGGCC
This portion of the Nitrospirota bacterium genome encodes:
- a CDS encoding (2Fe-2S) ferredoxin domain-containing protein gives rise to the protein MPKPKYHIIVCTNSRPPGHPKPSCGAAGSPGVLMAFNMGIMERGYQPGEVLVTPSGCLGPCEQGPTVVVYPDATWYSQVKEADVAAILDEHIGKGKPVERLKPNSVWG
- a CDS encoding gamma-glutamylcyclotransferase family protein gives rise to the protein MKFFVYADNLNPTQLKRRAPEHQFVCKAYLPDHAIHFCRWSSQWRGGLASITPTPGEQVWGIVLEITEEDLKLLDEFEGEVPEGAFRHVPVTVVTDEGEKLLVTTHAAIPIGKFKPKEHYLDWVIKGARHWKLPDEWIEKWRSYLPK
- a CDS encoding DUF4124 domain-containing protein: MTAWLGLALWGWYGGFLTPALAADYYSWIDTSGTIVLTDDLTHLPPATKRSQVSVHRFPDRPPAPAESEETAAQPPAPPGGKQETEARSAPDGREAGQDLPNVTLDQPEEGARTQYVWVPLASPVYLTGRPVQGFWSRRSVQSPEEALRAHLVQQRQWSLLEMLTKAGLLPQGRQGRRPHAPMVAEAGGGQKHPHVIPQQSALTNSRIVAASRSSTGRSIGRQR
- a CDS encoding Rieske 2Fe-2S domain-containing protein, translating into MGKFVTVARVSELKPGQCRSVEAEGFMIALFNVDGTIYALDNCCPHAGGPLGEGQLYGEVVKCPWHGWKFNVRTGRRPENAAFTVERHRVEVQGDDIRIWLPPEWGTGPA
- a CDS encoding HNH endonuclease, whose product is MELTLLLNATYEPLRVVHWKKAITLLWQGKVEVLEVYDREIQGISISIKLPAVMRLLKLVKLKDSHRAVKFSRINIFTRDGYTCQYCNHRFRTEELTFDHVTPIAKGGRKTWENIVTACWRCNNRKSGRTPEEAGMRLVRRPVKPRWNPVITITIGIRNAPESWRDYLYWNMELETDLPES
- a CDS encoding bifunctional precorrin-2 dehydrogenase/sirohydrochlorin ferrochelatase, whose translation is MPANPGFQLSLDVKGRSCVVVGGDDEAAEKVQRLLDAGAKVTVVSPTLNETLKKLTASAKILHRVRRFRETDAQGAVLVVNTLRDDPDFSRSLLELARKERFLLCSVDQPEASNAFLPAVAQRGHLRMAVSTSGVSPALASRLRQNLELLFDEEFQSFLDWLAAIRDETKEAEPDAELRRAKLREAVEGFKLTGKLDYPQAYLEEKQRKP
- a CDS encoding MTH1187 family thiamine-binding protein, with amino-acid sequence MVLLEFSMSPLGKGESVGRYVARSLDIIDRSGVDYRLNPMGTVLEGEWDAVFGVVRQCFERMRKDCNRISCTIKVDYRKGYEGRLSGKVASVEKKLKRKLRT
- a CDS encoding BrnT family toxin — protein: MEYEWDDRKARANRRRHGIDFADAVAVFSDDHALTIQDEHAGEERFITIGADALGCVLLVVYTWRGDRIRVISARKATGYERAQYEG
- a CDS encoding BrnA antitoxin family protein, with the translated sequence MRKQYDFGRGKRGAVVPTPPGKTRITIRLDDDVLDWFRGQVHAAGGGNYQTLINVALREYIAHRHEPLEDTLRRVLREELPKKKAAS
- a CDS encoding MlaD family protein → MTRQSQLHWSQVKVGLVIVLALAVLMAMILNLEEGMGLFARQTTFRAVVAHTQGLKVGGPVRMNGVDIGNVHRIGISKDAPTVEILFTVKKDVAPHIRQDASVVIRPMGLLGDKFLEILPGTASKPSLPPGSLLIGEAESDLTNVTAGATATMENVNAAIHELQRLLASLTQGQGTASKLLSDPALYDQSKRVLSNLEVASEKTVALLEKVEKGQGTIGRLMADKELYARANEAVQELTLLADRLNNQNGTLMKLADPTLYQRLDHLTTKGEQLLAKVENGQGTMGKLVTQDELYQRADKLLTEVEEFVADVKKNPTKYFKFSVF
- a CDS encoding ATP-binding cassette domain-containing protein; the encoded protein is MIALENVWLQLGDRMVLRDISLDVQSGETRVILGGSGSGKTTILRLILGLYRPDKGSILVGGRDITRLSELDLFEVRQEMAMVFQGAALFDSLTVRENVGYRLWERRLLSDEEIEQIVQESLRFVGLEDTLDKMPAELSGGMRKRVGIARALASGAKVLLYDEPTAGLDPVNTCMVNRLIARLKEKGVTQVVVTHDLPTAYEVADRIVMVQKGRSVFDGTSEQLRSSDERAVREFLDPSSLPQEWTPAPNADRQPTLEDAP
- a CDS encoding ABC transporter permease translates to MQTGSVNLLSKTFGYVLVIQEFTFLCARTVSGLLRPPWYVRDLVLQLDRIGAGSLFIVVLTGLFTGMVLALQGAVQLEPYGATMYVSRLISTSVVRELGPVLAALMIAGRVGTGIASELASMTVTEQIDALRAEGTDPIQKLAATRLAACLVMIPVLTIITNAIAILGGWLIARFYLAIDSYFYWTWAFEALHQRDIVMGLVKPVFFAFIIAMVGCYVGFNTRGGTVGVGVSTTQSMVSASILILASDFFITKLFMAFS
- the alr gene encoding alanine racemase produces the protein MALPDIPSPPPHSPTSAVIDLSALAHNLGQVRRYLPAGCDVLAVVKADAYGHGAVPVSRTLAKLGVTRFGVATVQEGAALRDAGIEGTILVMGALLPHQFPQLFPHRLTPVLYSPDVADALVKEARSRLEPYPVHVKVDTGMGRLGIQPEQVPALLQSPFFKGPLRVEGLMTHLADADGPEPAYTRRQIDRFRSLLSQLLAAGLSVPLVHAANSAGLISYPEARFNLVRPGIMLYGYLTGTITGRAPSLKPVLSLVTRVVQVRSLAEGESVGYNRAYVARRPTRIAVLPIGYADGYSRALSEQGHVLIHGAPAPVAGRICMDMTTVDVTQIPSVRPGDEAVLIGRQGTAEVSAADVAAWRGTIPYEVLCAIGTRVTRVYR
- the frr gene encoding ribosome recycling factor, with the protein product MPGATKQKVQQRMEAAIEHLKRELGSLRTGRASLALLDGIKVDYYGTQTPLKQVANLSVPDPKLITVQPWEPALIREIEKAIQASGLGLTPSNDGKLIRLPIPPLTEERRKDLIKLCKKHGEDTKIHIRNARRDANDELKHMHKDHKISEDDLRKSEAEIQKLTDQFVQHVDQILKKKEEEILEI
- the pyrH gene encoding UMP kinase — encoded protein: MNVPKYRRIVLKISGEILAGDQGYGIQPSVLESLADEVRAVVLMDVEIAIVIGGGNIFRGIAATASGMERASADYMGMLATVLNALALQNALERKGVMTRVQSAIEMRQLAEGYIRRRAIRHLEKKRVVIFAAGTGNPYFSTDTAAVLRAMEIGADVIMKGTKVDGVYEADPVTHPEAKKFSELPFLSIINQNLKVMDSTAITLCMDNNLPLIVFNLKERGNLSRVVCGDRIGTLVTATSR